Genomic window (Flavobacterium oreochromis):
TGGTAGTAAACTGAAACGTATTCCACCAGAAATTGGACAAATGGAAGCTCTTGAATATTTTGATCCTTACACTTCATACGACTTACATTGGTTTCCCTATGAAATTATAGAGTGTAAAAATCTAAAAGACAGCAGAGTAAGCACAAGAGCCTTGTATGGAAATTGGAAAAACAGAATGGGCTTTCCTCGTTTAACTCATAATCCAGTACGGTATTCAGGCGACACCGTAAATTGTAGCATTTGTGGTAAGACTATGACTTACGAGCAAACAAATCAACTTTGGATTTCTTTAAATGTAGGCACAGACGTTTTACCTCTTTTGACAAATCTCTGTTCACAGGAATGTGAAAGCAAATTGCCAACACCACCAAAAGACTATGTTCAATTTGCACATAAAGGTGGGGCAGACTTAGATCAACCACTTTACGAAGACGAACGATTTGAATTAGAAATTAAAAGTTATAACGCCAGTCAAAGTGAAACAACAATAGTTACCACACAAACAGACAACAACGACACACCATTGGATAAACCAACTAAAAGGAAAGAATTTCCATTGCTGAAACTAATTAGAAAAATATGGGAACGATAGAAATGCCAGCTACTAACAGCTAAGGTTTCGTTGCGTGCGAAGCACGAACAATGAATTGTAATCACTGAACACCAAAACAAAATAGAAACTCAGTGAAGTAAACCTCTGTAGAACGGAACCGATTACGCTATATTCACTTACTATGGGAATTCTATGGTGCTTATTTACTTCGTCAGTTCGCTCCTTCGAGTTCGGGTGAGGCTCACCACTCACTTTGAGTTGTTTTTCAAGGAGTTCATATCTGATTTTGTTTTGTTGTAAACGTGCTATTTTTTGTTGAATATTGTTGATTTTAACTACATTCTCTTTTTCATCATTTTTTTCTAATTCATCCAAATATTCTTGGGTTTTGGTGTCGATATAAGCCAAGTGTTTATCGATTTTCTTTTGATTAAAATTCGATTTTTTGCCATTGTGTGCTCTAGATTTAGTCCCATCAATAGCAATGGTTTCACCAGTAATTAAATCTACATCTTTTAAAAAAGAAAGAAATAGTTTAAAGAGTTTCTTGAGTACTTTAGGATTTTCTTTTCTGAAATCAGAAATGCTGTGATAGTTAGGACGAATATCAGCTAAAAGCCACTGCATTTCGATATTGCGAATGCATTCTTTTTCTAGTTTTTTTGAGCTACGTATACCGTTTAAATAACCATATAAATAGATTTTAAGAAACACTTCGGTCTTAAAACTCGGATGCCCTTCGGTTTTTAAAATAACGGGTGTAAATCCAATTTTTTCAAGGTCTATTAATTCAACAAAAGCATCTATAAAACGAACTGGATTATCGGGTGTTATTTTATCTTCTAAGCTGGACAAATGTAACTGATTACGCAAGATTCCTTGGATGTGTTGCCTATTTAAAAATACGAAAACTCGATTTTTTTAACAAACTATTTTGGCTATATTTGACAGGGTTTGTGAAGTTTTTTCACAGACTGCCGTTATGCACAATGCTACGAGCGACTGTACAACCTCAATTTACGAACAAAACCGCCCTGTCTTACCAAAAAAATAGTAATTTTGAAGCAAATTATAGATATAGTAAATTATGAAAATGCAAAAACCAGGATTATTTGGAGTAATACATTCAAACAGAGATTTTACCCAAGCAGATACTTGGGGTAAGAACCAGTTTAATTCTTCATTTCCTGCGGGTTTGACAAATTTTCTTGCTTCAAAAAGGTTAGAAAATGTTTATATCTGTCTTGACAAAGACCTCAAAGTAAATCATCAAAAAATATCGGCTGAAGAGCTTTATGGTATTGAACAAAATTCAGATGATTTATTTTTTTTCTTTTGAAAGTCCATTTACACCATATCAACAATTAGTTATAGGTTCATTACCAAGAGTTGACTTAGTTACTCAACTAAGAAGCAACGGACAATGCTTGAAACCAATTGAAGTAAAGCTAACAGCTTTGCCTGACAATTCAACTTGTAATTTAAGTGAAGAATACTATGGTTGTGAAATTGTAATACGACCAGATACTATCGTGTATTTGGCTTGTAGTATTGCTGTAAACTTCAAAGACAAACAAAAGGAATTGTCTCAACTTATCGGTAATAAATTTGATAGTATTTCGGATTGGACAGACGGTTCAGTTGTTTGGACACATATAACAGAAATGATTACTACCATTGACAAAATCATTCTCTCGGTTTTAGACAAACAAGAGCCAATTTTATTACAACCAATTTGGAAAACAAACGGAAAATCACCCAAATTAACTGATAATTGTTTAGATGTGTTTGTATGGAGTAATTTTGCATTTACTCAACTTTTCGTTGATGTAGCAAGAGGTGAACTTTCTGTAAACAATAAAATTACCCGACAAATAAGAACCATTATTTGGTTGTTCAAAATGCTTTATGATTTTTCCAAAAAGGTCAAATCAATCATCACAAAATTATTGACGAACTTTCGTATAATACTAAAAACGATAAAGCATTTGCTGTAAGCGGACGTGTAACACACCGATATATGACTTGTGCAGAATTAACGAAACCGAGAATTGAGAAAAAGGACATTCGAAAAATTATTCTTGGTGGCGGACAAAATCTACTTAGCCCTGAAAGACGGTTTGACGCAATTATTTTTAACTCACCTGAATTATTCGCATAATGGAAATAGTAGATTTATTTTCGGGTTGTGGTGGTTTATCACTTGGTTTTCAAAACGCAGGATTTGAAATACTAGCTGCTTTTGACAAATGGGAGCCTGCCGTAAAAGTATATAAAGATAATTTCGACCATCCTATTTATGATACAGATTTAGGAAGTGAGGAAGGTCTTGAATTT
Coding sequences:
- a CDS encoding leucine-rich repeat domain-containing protein: MNKIISKIKNDVQDRNSVAWKKLCDYVDKVAAENREEFSPVEELGLELFAQIHTLPETISKLTKVKKVWLYGSKLKRIPPEIGQMEALEYFDPYTSYDLHWFPYEIIECKNLKDSRVSTRALYGNWKNRMGFPRLTHNPVRYSGDTVNCSICGKTMTYEQTNQLWISLNVGTDVLPLLTNLCSQECESKLPTPPKDYVQFAHKGGADLDQPLYEDERFELEIKSYNASQSETTIVTTQTDNNDTPLDKPTKRKEFPLLKLIRKIWER
- a CDS encoding transposase encodes the protein MRNQLHLSSLEDKITPDNPVRFIDAFVELIDLEKIGFTPVILKTEGHPSFKTEVFLKIYLYGYLNGIRSSKKLEKECIRNIEMQWLLADIRPNYHSISDFRKENPKVLKKLFKLFLSFLKDVDLITGETIAIDGTKSRAHNGKKSNFNQKKIDKHLAYIDTKTQEYLDELEKNDEKENVVKINNIQQKIARLQQNKIRYELLEKQLKVSGEPHPNSKERTDEVNKHHRIPIVSEYSVIGSVLQRFTSLSFYFVLVFSDYNSLFVLRTQRNLSC
- a CDS encoding HindVP family restriction endonuclease; protein product: MKMQKPGLFGVIHSNRDFTQADTWGKNQFNSSFPAGLTNFLASKRLENVYICLDKDLKVNHQKISAEELYGIEQNSDDLFFFF